From a region of the Tenggerimyces flavus genome:
- a CDS encoding SPOR domain-containing protein, protein MSNETEQWYFCLVHHTVEPLDGCKAADRLGPYRTREEAERALEKVAERNENWDTDPQWNDDVEPPRQQQQ, encoded by the coding sequence ATGAGCAATGAGACCGAGCAGTGGTACTTCTGCCTGGTGCACCACACGGTCGAACCGTTGGATGGGTGCAAGGCCGCCGACCGGCTGGGCCCGTACCGCACACGCGAAGAGGCCGAACGCGCGCTGGAGAAGGTCGCCGAACGTAACGAGAACTGGGACACCGACCCGCAGTGGAACGACGACGTCGAACCACCGCGACAGCAACAGCAGTAG
- the map gene encoding type I methionyl aminopeptidase, protein MAAALSPAAISPRRKVPAHIPRPEYVDKPAPAPFNGTEAKDADTIARMRIACRLAAQALEEVGRAIKPGVTTDELDQVGHDFLLAHDAYPSTLGYRGFPKSLCTSVNEVICHGIPDARPLEDGDIVNIDITAFIGGVHGDTNATFFVGSVDEENSLLVERTKEATLRGIKAIRPGRQVNIVGRVIESFAKRFGYGVVREFTGHGIGTSFHSGLIIPHYDEPRFDTVIEAGMTFTVEPMLTLGTHEWDMWDDGWTVTTKDRSRTAQFEHTVLVTESGPELLTVA, encoded by the coding sequence ATGGCTGCCGCACTCTCCCCCGCCGCGATCTCGCCGCGACGTAAGGTTCCCGCGCACATCCCGCGCCCGGAGTACGTCGACAAGCCAGCCCCCGCACCGTTCAACGGTACGGAGGCGAAGGACGCCGACACGATCGCACGCATGCGCATCGCCTGTCGGCTCGCCGCGCAGGCGCTGGAGGAGGTCGGGCGCGCCATCAAGCCGGGCGTGACCACCGACGAGCTCGACCAGGTGGGGCACGACTTCCTGCTCGCGCACGACGCGTACCCGTCGACACTCGGCTACCGCGGCTTTCCGAAGTCGTTGTGTACGTCGGTCAACGAGGTCATCTGTCACGGCATCCCCGACGCGCGGCCGCTCGAAGACGGCGACATCGTGAACATCGACATCACCGCATTCATCGGCGGCGTGCACGGGGACACGAATGCGACGTTCTTCGTCGGTTCTGTCGACGAGGAAAACAGCCTTCTGGTCGAACGCACCAAAGAAGCCACGTTGCGGGGCATCAAGGCCATTCGGCCCGGGCGTCAGGTCAACATCGTCGGCCGGGTCATCGAGTCCTTTGCGAAGCGCTTCGGCTATGGCGTGGTCCGCGAGTTCACCGGGCACGGGATCGGTACGTCTTTCCACTCGGGGCTGATCATTCCGCATTACGACGAGCCCCGGTTCGACACCGTGATCGAGGCCGGCATGACGTTCACCGTGGAGCCGATGTTGACGCTCGGCACGCACGAGTGGGACATGTGGGACGACGGTTGGACGGTGACGACGAAGGACCGCAGCCGGACGGCTCAGTTCGAGCACACGGTGTTGGTGACGGAGTCCGGGCCGGAGCTGCTGACCGTTGCTTAG
- a CDS encoding glycosyltransferase family 39 protein, whose product MRIRGDTAWPVLVPAVLACALFCWRLGTPALWLDEAATAQDAGRPLGDLLAFLTERDLGLGAYYVGMHVWTLLGSAEWWLRLPSVLAMTVATAFVADVARRSWGTRAAYVAGLVFALAPIASRYAQEARPYALAIALAVVAWWLLHRALEDGGRRWWIGYTIVVACLGVVQLLGLLILVAHLVRARDELRPWVRATAAALIAPAILAVFTFGQRDTVAWIPKPTFASLAEAYAELAGGPWLLAALAATAVLALAMSASTQTVGTAVWFAAPPLILAGIGLLTPLFLGRYLVVCVPALALLAGAAIAKLPSWTAVVPVGLAAALAASQLQAMREVDGHGPDVRQAAHTIEQGCQPGDGIQRTVTTIQTIPYYLRDAKCRPADLTGPLPNDINRLWILQPTWENGAPSGSQGLDLVQETTVEGLRVTLWKRP is encoded by the coding sequence GTGCGGATCCGCGGGGACACGGCGTGGCCTGTGCTGGTCCCAGCGGTCCTCGCGTGCGCGCTGTTCTGCTGGCGGCTCGGCACTCCAGCGCTGTGGCTGGACGAGGCCGCCACGGCGCAGGACGCCGGCCGGCCGCTGGGTGACCTGCTCGCGTTCCTCACCGAACGCGACCTCGGCCTCGGCGCCTACTACGTCGGCATGCACGTCTGGACGCTGCTCGGGAGCGCCGAGTGGTGGCTGCGCCTGCCCTCGGTGCTCGCGATGACCGTCGCCACCGCGTTCGTCGCCGATGTCGCCAGACGCAGCTGGGGGACCCGTGCGGCGTACGTCGCCGGCCTGGTCTTCGCGCTCGCTCCCATAGCGAGCAGGTACGCCCAGGAGGCGCGCCCGTACGCGCTCGCCATCGCGCTCGCCGTGGTCGCCTGGTGGCTGCTCCATCGCGCGCTCGAGGACGGCGGCAGGCGCTGGTGGATCGGGTACACCATCGTCGTCGCGTGCCTCGGCGTCGTCCAGCTGCTCGGTCTGCTGATCCTCGTCGCGCACCTGGTAAGAGCCCGCGACGAACTCCGTCCCTGGGTGCGAGCGACCGCGGCGGCGCTGATAGCGCCAGCGATCCTCGCCGTCTTCACGTTCGGACAACGCGACACCGTCGCCTGGATCCCGAAGCCGACGTTCGCCAGCCTGGCCGAGGCGTACGCGGAGCTCGCCGGCGGACCCTGGCTGCTCGCCGCCCTCGCGGCAACAGCCGTCCTCGCCCTCGCGATGTCCGCAAGCACCCAGACCGTCGGGACAGCCGTCTGGTTCGCCGCACCACCGCTCATCCTTGCGGGCATCGGACTGCTGACCCCGCTCTTCCTCGGCCGCTACCTCGTTGTCTGCGTACCGGCACTCGCGCTCCTCGCCGGTGCGGCCATAGCCAAGCTCCCGTCCTGGACCGCGGTCGTCCCCGTCGGCCTCGCAGCCGCGCTCGCAGCCTCACAGCTGCAAGCGATGCGCGAGGTAGACGGCCACGGCCCCGACGTACGCCAAGCCGCGCACACGATCGAGCAGGGCTGCCAACCAGGCGACGGCATCCAGCGCACGGTCACCACGATCCAGACGATCCCGTACTACCTACGCGACGCGAAGTGCCGCCCGGCAGACCTCACCGGCCCGCTGCCCAACGACATCAACAGGCTCTGGATCCTGCAACCGACGTGGGAGAACGGCGCACCCTCCGGCAGCCAAGGCCTCGACCTCGTCCAGGAGACCACAGTCGAAGGCCTCCGCGTCACGCTCTGGAAGCGCCCCTAA
- a CDS encoding dihydrofolate reductase family protein, with the protein MTLVTAEMSISLDGYFAGPRSDETDWTKSPEALGFFRITRWVVNAQSWRERMGYAGGEQSVNSDLAAELTARNGAYVMGRRMADGGEGPWGEEPPFHGPVFVVTHRERETRHCQGGTSFTYVTDGLESAIAQAREAANGKNVLISGGGTTVQQAIAAGQVDELVLHIAPVLLGEGQRLLDNLGVSTGHGRELTPERVVHTQDVTHLVYRVGKAASLFLDDRGSGDGEA; encoded by the coding sequence ATGACGCTGGTCACCGCAGAGATGTCGATCTCCCTCGACGGCTACTTCGCCGGACCCAGGAGCGACGAGACGGACTGGACGAAGAGCCCGGAGGCGTTGGGGTTCTTCCGCATAACCCGCTGGGTCGTCAACGCCCAGTCGTGGCGCGAGCGAATGGGGTACGCCGGGGGTGAGCAGAGCGTCAACTCCGACCTCGCCGCCGAGCTCACCGCACGGAACGGGGCGTACGTCATGGGCAGGCGCATGGCCGACGGCGGCGAGGGGCCGTGGGGCGAGGAGCCGCCGTTCCACGGTCCCGTCTTCGTCGTCACCCACCGCGAGCGCGAGACGAGGCACTGCCAGGGCGGAACGAGCTTCACCTACGTCACCGACGGCCTCGAGAGCGCGATCGCCCAGGCCAGAGAGGCGGCGAACGGCAAGAACGTGCTGATCTCCGGCGGCGGCACCACGGTCCAGCAGGCCATCGCCGCCGGACAGGTCGACGAGCTCGTCCTCCACATCGCGCCCGTCCTGCTCGGCGAAGGCCAACGCCTCCTGGACAACCTCGGCGTCAGCACGGGTCACGGCAGAGAGCTCACCCCCGAACGAGTGGTCCACACACAGGACGTCACCCACCTCGTCTACCGGGTCGGCAAGGCCGCGAGCCTCTTCCTCGACGACCGTGGCAGCGGTGACGGAGAGGCGTGA
- a CDS encoding helix-turn-helix domain-containing protein, producing the protein MEYVSRVPRSPLDGLIDDLYYLEGSPPYARLTLPPAPGALLIVNLGAPFHVRGGADTETAEFADGCVVTTPTRAWDFGYPLRTRSVGVHFKSWGLAPFLPMPAAELCDRPVTVEQVWGRPATAELQDRLATADEPYEMLALLEDELMRRLGETPGMGLVRHTSSVIAATSGAVAIGDLRVAAGVSSTQLTLRFKELVGVTPKRLARAHRFAATMLTIDPAEPVDWGDLAARAGYFDQAHFGHEFREFTGLTPTQYLEVRRRFLREHPGHTLDSWPLPAD; encoded by the coding sequence GTGGAGTACGTGTCCAGAGTGCCGCGATCGCCGCTGGACGGGCTGATCGACGACCTCTACTACCTGGAGGGTTCGCCGCCGTACGCCCGGCTGACGTTGCCGCCGGCGCCGGGGGCGCTGCTCATCGTCAACCTGGGGGCGCCGTTCCACGTCCGCGGTGGTGCCGACACCGAGACGGCCGAGTTCGCCGACGGCTGCGTGGTCACCACGCCCACCCGCGCGTGGGACTTCGGCTACCCACTCCGGACCCGGTCCGTCGGCGTGCACTTCAAGTCGTGGGGGTTAGCGCCGTTCCTGCCGATGCCCGCGGCGGAGCTGTGTGACCGGCCGGTGACGGTCGAGCAGGTGTGGGGCCGGCCCGCCACTGCCGAGCTGCAAGACCGGCTGGCCACGGCGGACGAACCGTACGAGATGCTGGCTCTGCTCGAGGATGAGCTGATGCGACGGCTTGGCGAGACTCCCGGCATGGGGCTGGTCCGCCACACGAGCAGTGTCATCGCGGCGACCAGCGGGGCGGTGGCGATCGGCGACCTGAGGGTGGCAGCCGGTGTCAGCAGTACTCAGCTGACTTTGCGGTTCAAGGAGCTCGTCGGCGTCACCCCGAAACGGCTGGCCCGCGCCCACCGCTTCGCCGCCACCATGCTCACGATCGACCCCGCCGAACCGGTCGACTGGGGCGACCTCGCCGCTCGTGCGGGCTACTTCGACCAGGCGCATTTCGGCCACGAGTTCCGCGAGTTCACCGGGCTCACGCCCACTCAGTACCTCGAAGTCCGGCGGCGGTTCCTGCGCGAGCACCCCGGCCACACACTGGACAGCTGGCCTCTGCCAGCCGATTGA
- a CDS encoding dihydrofolate reductase family protein — MSKVVMYASVSVDGFVADEKDQPGPLFDWLTSGDVPLDESGVLKVSQVSYDYVRAYWDQIGVTIAGRHVFDLTDGWDGKPPAGIDHVVVVTHRPAPEGWNSEAFHFVDGIEAAVAKAQELAGDRLVEVAAGDVGGQLLAAGLVDEVRMDVVPVVLGSGKRFFGSVDAQHLLEDPDVIQGNRVLHLRYQVRR; from the coding sequence ATGAGCAAAGTAGTCATGTACGCCTCGGTGTCGGTGGACGGCTTCGTCGCGGACGAGAAGGACCAGCCCGGGCCGCTGTTCGACTGGCTGACCAGCGGTGACGTCCCGTTGGACGAGAGTGGCGTGTTGAAGGTGTCGCAGGTGTCGTACGACTATGTCCGGGCGTACTGGGACCAGATCGGGGTGACCATCGCCGGCCGCCACGTCTTCGACCTGACCGACGGCTGGGACGGGAAGCCTCCGGCCGGGATCGACCACGTGGTCGTCGTGACGCACCGGCCGGCGCCCGAGGGCTGGAACTCTGAGGCGTTTCACTTCGTCGACGGCATCGAGGCAGCCGTGGCCAAGGCGCAGGAGCTCGCGGGTGACCGCCTCGTCGAGGTCGCCGCTGGCGACGTCGGTGGCCAGCTGCTCGCCGCGGGCCTCGTCGACGAGGTGCGCATGGACGTCGTACCCGTCGTGTTGGGGTCAGGCAAGCGCTTCTTCGGATCGGTCGACGCGCAGCACCTGTTGGAGGATCCTGACGTGATTCAGGGCAACCGGGTGCTTCACCTGCGCTATCAGGTGCGACGTTGA
- a CDS encoding glycosyl hydrolase family 28-related protein produces the protein MSLSRRGLLATLTGGSLVAAGAQLAGAKAQPRAARAGVTGLDVSSYGAVGDGVTDDTAAIQAALDDASAGTYPRRVSLPAGVYLTTATLVGSSSIELAGEGPERTVIIPPTATTGVRLGSLTQSQPHGLVVRDFTFRGDAASTAYPLLDVQQYGRKWVVERVHFDNNFGDRPGIRVWSSWVGTIRDCNFWRLGVEGVASNRAAIIVKPQALPNGNGPINNLVIDGCAFERVQTGIDLHDPTEYGQSTAIYSVEIRNPRFKNTATDGHVANSVGIRSNSNNVFNVVVTSPFFEDFAVGIKARGWGWVIDAPFGQSADKIIHLVSGGGHSIRGLIMQGAENNEIATGVHCGAGIAGVCRLDQWKSVGAAGYLTTAPWVDDTDGKLVAVAA, from the coding sequence GTGAGCCTCTCGCGCCGCGGACTGCTGGCCACCCTGACCGGTGGTTCGCTCGTGGCTGCGGGTGCCCAGCTCGCCGGGGCGAAGGCGCAACCGCGCGCTGCACGAGCCGGCGTGACGGGGCTGGATGTGTCGTCGTACGGCGCCGTGGGCGACGGCGTGACCGACGACACTGCGGCGATCCAGGCCGCGCTCGATGACGCGTCGGCCGGCACGTACCCGCGCCGGGTCAGCCTTCCGGCCGGCGTCTACCTCACGACCGCCACGCTAGTCGGATCCAGCTCGATCGAGCTGGCCGGGGAGGGCCCGGAGCGGACGGTCATCATCCCGCCGACGGCGACCACGGGTGTCCGGCTGGGCAGCCTGACGCAGAGCCAGCCGCACGGCCTGGTCGTGCGGGACTTCACGTTCCGTGGGGACGCCGCGAGCACCGCGTACCCGTTGCTGGACGTCCAGCAGTACGGGCGGAAGTGGGTGGTCGAGCGCGTCCACTTCGACAACAACTTCGGTGACCGGCCCGGCATCCGCGTCTGGTCGAGCTGGGTCGGCACGATCCGCGACTGCAACTTCTGGCGGCTCGGCGTCGAGGGCGTGGCGTCCAACCGGGCTGCGATCATCGTCAAGCCGCAGGCGCTGCCGAACGGGAACGGCCCGATCAACAACCTGGTCATCGACGGCTGCGCGTTCGAACGCGTCCAGACCGGGATCGACCTGCACGACCCGACCGAGTACGGCCAGTCGACCGCGATCTACAGCGTGGAGATCCGTAACCCGCGGTTCAAGAACACCGCCACCGACGGGCACGTCGCGAACTCGGTCGGCATCCGCAGCAACAGCAACAACGTGTTCAACGTGGTCGTGACGTCGCCCTTCTTCGAGGACTTCGCCGTGGGCATCAAGGCGCGCGGCTGGGGATGGGTCATCGACGCCCCGTTCGGCCAGTCCGCCGACAAGATCATTCACCTGGTCTCCGGTGGCGGGCACTCGATCCGCGGGCTGATCATGCAGGGCGCGGAGAACAACGAGATCGCGACCGGCGTGCACTGCGGTGCGGGCATCGCAGGTGTCTGCAGGCTCGACCAGTGGAAGTCGGTCGGCGCGGCGGGCTACCTGACGACGGCCCCGTGGGTGGACGACACGGACGGCAAGCTCGTGGCGGTGGCGGCGTGA
- a CDS encoding phage major capsid protein, translated as MTFPALKEAEGKLKAKQDELGAIFTEAGEDLDFTKVKSVTGTSREISAHVRKLNDEMADIASEVADLQAVQKAAERARTAPDTRSESGSEPGSRPNGQRQTKSLGQLFVESKAFKDKSGANGPEATLDIELKTLFQTGLYGATIGWDPEEIRTGRVVDFATRPIQITDLVPQTTTSQAAVQYMEETTFTNAAAEVAESTTAAAGTYPEAALALTERSSIVRKIAVFLPVTDEQLEDVPQARGYVDNRLPFMIRQRLDSQILVGSGVAPQLTGVLNVAGIQTQAKGTDTTPDAVYKGIVKVRVTGRALPNAVVMHPNDWQDIRLLRTADGIYIWGNPSDAGPLRIWGLNVVESDAITENTGLVGDFANFIELAVRRGIDVQVSNSHGSFFIEGKQAMRADMRVALPVYRPAAFCTVTGI; from the coding sequence ATGACGTTTCCCGCTTTGAAGGAAGCCGAGGGCAAGCTCAAGGCCAAGCAAGACGAGCTCGGCGCTATCTTCACTGAGGCCGGTGAGGACCTGGACTTCACGAAGGTGAAGTCGGTCACGGGCACCTCGCGCGAGATCTCCGCACACGTCCGCAAGCTGAACGACGAGATGGCCGACATTGCGTCGGAGGTCGCCGACCTGCAGGCGGTACAGAAGGCCGCGGAGCGTGCGCGCACCGCGCCCGACACCCGCAGCGAGTCCGGCAGCGAGCCAGGCTCGCGGCCGAACGGCCAGCGTCAGACGAAGTCGCTCGGCCAGCTGTTCGTGGAGTCGAAGGCGTTCAAGGACAAGTCCGGCGCGAACGGTCCCGAGGCGACTCTGGACATCGAGCTGAAGACGCTGTTCCAGACCGGCCTCTACGGCGCGACGATCGGTTGGGACCCGGAGGAGATCCGCACCGGTCGCGTCGTGGATTTCGCGACTCGCCCGATCCAGATCACCGACCTGGTCCCGCAGACGACCACTTCTCAGGCTGCTGTGCAGTACATGGAGGAGACGACCTTCACCAACGCCGCGGCGGAGGTGGCGGAGTCGACGACGGCCGCGGCGGGCACCTACCCGGAGGCCGCGCTCGCGTTGACCGAGCGTTCGTCCATCGTTCGGAAGATCGCAGTGTTCCTGCCTGTCACCGACGAGCAGCTCGAGGACGTGCCGCAGGCCCGCGGCTACGTCGACAACCGTTTGCCGTTCATGATCCGGCAGCGGCTCGACTCGCAGATCCTTGTTGGCAGCGGCGTCGCGCCGCAGCTGACCGGCGTCCTGAACGTCGCGGGCATCCAGACCCAGGCGAAGGGCACCGACACGACGCCTGACGCGGTGTACAAGGGGATCGTCAAGGTCCGGGTGACCGGGCGCGCGTTGCCGAACGCGGTCGTCATGCACCCGAACGACTGGCAGGACATCCGGCTGCTGCGCACCGCTGACGGCATCTACATCTGGGGCAACCCTTCGGACGCTGGCCCTTTGCGGATCTGGGGCCTGAACGTGGTCGAGTCCGACGCGATCACGGAGAACACCGGCCTCGTCGGCGACTTCGCGAACTTCATCGAGCTCGCCGTCCGTCGCGGCATCGACGTGCAGGTGTCGAACAGCCACGGCTCGTTCTTCATCGAGGGCAAGCAGGCGATGCGCGCCGACATGCGGGTCGCGCTGCCCGTGTACCGGCCGGCCGCGTTCTGCACGGTCACTGGCATCTAG
- a CDS encoding HK97 family phage prohead protease yields the protein MSIKHLGQFEIKNASKGEVTAVFSTFNVVDKDGDVTIPGAFTDGQEVLISAYGHKVWEGALPVGKGIIRQTDSEAILDGKFFLDTDDGRNTFNVIKNVGARQEWSYGYDILDAAPGKFGGTDVQFLKQLNVTEVSPVLIGAGVNTRTLAAKSAQGQQRQQETTMSAYKRAIRPHETPVAAKAWHGVEVHESAAVGGLRHVYAWVDGDPEQKASYRFPHHENAVGPANVRACLLGIAQLNSVKGAGIPAEDRQAVYEHLAGHLRDNDSEPPELLAAPTSTMKFNDEGISVIADVSAFIDRATEVIALRSAKGRTPLSAGSADLFEWLGDELQRLKSLLDTPDEELAREYVRFVQSQLRRAS from the coding sequence ATGAGCATCAAGCACCTTGGCCAGTTCGAGATCAAGAACGCCAGCAAGGGTGAGGTAACGGCCGTCTTCTCCACGTTTAACGTGGTCGACAAGGACGGCGACGTCACCATCCCCGGCGCGTTCACCGACGGGCAAGAGGTACTGATCTCGGCGTACGGACACAAGGTCTGGGAAGGTGCGCTGCCAGTCGGCAAGGGGATCATCCGGCAGACCGATTCCGAGGCGATCCTCGACGGCAAGTTCTTCCTCGACACCGACGACGGCCGGAACACGTTCAACGTGATCAAGAATGTGGGCGCTCGACAGGAGTGGTCGTACGGCTACGACATCCTCGACGCCGCGCCGGGCAAGTTCGGCGGCACCGATGTCCAGTTCCTGAAGCAGCTCAACGTGACCGAGGTGTCGCCGGTGCTGATCGGTGCCGGCGTGAACACCCGAACTCTGGCGGCGAAGTCCGCCCAAGGCCAGCAACGGCAGCAGGAGACGACCATGTCGGCGTACAAGCGCGCCATCCGCCCGCACGAGACCCCGGTCGCCGCGAAGGCGTGGCACGGTGTCGAAGTCCACGAGAGCGCCGCGGTCGGCGGACTGCGGCACGTGTACGCATGGGTGGACGGTGACCCGGAGCAGAAGGCGTCCTACCGGTTCCCGCACCACGAGAACGCGGTCGGTCCGGCCAACGTCCGGGCCTGCCTGCTCGGTATCGCGCAGCTCAACAGCGTCAAGGGCGCCGGTATCCCGGCCGAGGACCGGCAGGCGGTGTACGAACACCTGGCCGGCCACCTCCGCGACAACGACAGCGAGCCTCCGGAGCTGTTGGCCGCTCCGACATCTACCATGAAGTTCAACGACGAGGGGATCTCGGTCATAGCCGACGTCTCCGCGTTCATTGATCGGGCGACGGAAGTCATAGCTCTCCGCTCCGCCAAGGGCAGGACTCCTCTGTCTGCAGGTTCCGCTGACCTCTTCGAATGGCTCGGCGACGAACTGCAGCGCTTGAAGTCCCTGCTGGACACCCCCGATGAGGAACTCGCGCGTGAGTACGTGCGGTTCGTCCAGTCCCAGCTCAGGAGAGCATCATGA
- a CDS encoding phage portal protein, protein MASLLDKIAAARGPSVRTATRKAWSEPPFWQTDAARLPFLQAFSLTGDKEQIENDFEAYIGAAYKGSGIVFSTIAARQAIFSQTKFAWQTFTNGRGGDLFTNAELALIQQPAPGQTTGELLSRMDVTACLAGNYYATTADDAGRLGRAATGPGRRIVYLRPDWVTIVIGTASDDLWAPDAKIIAYEYWPRSTSVSRPEPVTLLPTEVCHYSPTPDPAARFRGMSPLTPILREIQADKASTLHKERFFSNGAQLSTIIGMKDIDEDGFDEFVEKFNASHQGAANAYKTLFLMGGADVTTVTADLRQLDFKQTQGAGESRIAMALGMHPVIVGMTEGLQGSSLNQGNFGAARRLVADKTMRPLWDVAAASLQTLLTPPSSATQLVPDLRGVAFLREDAADSANIQGLESRSIRTLLDAGYLADSVVEAVTTGDWTRLKHSGLFSVQLQPPGTATPATPAEPPAEEETA, encoded by the coding sequence ATGGCCAGCCTGCTCGACAAGATCGCGGCAGCACGTGGGCCGTCGGTCCGGACGGCCACACGTAAGGCGTGGTCTGAGCCGCCGTTCTGGCAGACGGATGCGGCGCGGCTCCCGTTCCTGCAGGCGTTCTCGCTGACGGGCGATAAGGAGCAGATCGAGAACGACTTCGAGGCGTACATCGGTGCTGCCTACAAGGGCAGCGGCATCGTGTTCTCGACGATCGCGGCGCGTCAGGCCATCTTCAGTCAGACCAAGTTCGCGTGGCAGACGTTCACGAACGGCCGTGGCGGCGACCTGTTCACGAATGCCGAGCTGGCGCTGATCCAGCAGCCGGCGCCCGGGCAGACGACGGGCGAACTGCTGTCCCGGATGGATGTCACGGCGTGTCTGGCTGGGAACTACTACGCGACCACCGCTGACGACGCTGGCCGGCTGGGGCGCGCCGCAACGGGTCCGGGCCGACGGATCGTGTATCTGCGGCCGGACTGGGTGACGATCGTCATCGGCACGGCGTCAGACGACCTGTGGGCACCGGACGCGAAGATCATCGCCTACGAGTACTGGCCGCGCAGCACGAGCGTGTCCCGCCCTGAGCCGGTGACGTTGCTGCCGACCGAGGTGTGTCACTACTCGCCGACACCGGACCCGGCCGCGAGGTTCCGCGGCATGTCCCCACTGACGCCGATCCTGCGCGAGATCCAGGCCGACAAGGCTTCGACGCTGCACAAGGAGCGGTTCTTCTCCAACGGCGCGCAGCTGTCGACGATCATCGGCATGAAGGACATCGACGAGGATGGCTTCGACGAGTTCGTCGAGAAGTTCAACGCCTCGCACCAGGGCGCGGCGAACGCGTACAAGACGCTGTTCCTGATGGGTGGCGCCGACGTCACCACAGTGACGGCGGATCTGCGGCAGCTGGACTTCAAACAGACCCAGGGTGCCGGCGAATCCCGCATCGCGATGGCGCTCGGCATGCACCCCGTGATCGTCGGCATGACCGAGGGCCTGCAGGGGTCGAGCCTGAACCAAGGCAACTTCGGCGCCGCGCGCCGACTCGTGGCCGACAAGACGATGCGCCCCCTGTGGGACGTGGCCGCGGCCAGCCTGCAGACGCTTCTGACTCCACCGTCGTCCGCTACCCAGCTCGTCCCGGATCTGCGCGGCGTGGCGTTCCTCCGTGAGGACGCCGCCGACTCCGCCAACATCCAGGGCTTGGAGTCCCGATCGATCCGGACCCTTCTCGACGCCGGATACCTGGCCGACTCGGTCGTCGAAGCCGTGACCACTGGCGACTGGACACGCCTCAAGCATTCCGGCTTGTTCTCTGTCCAGCTGCAGCCACCCGGAACCGCGACACCCGCGACCCCAGCCGAACCGCCGGCCGAGGAGGAAACCGCATGA
- a CDS encoding HNH endonuclease yields MPSKIKGHGRTGRPWRRKAAEVRASFSPCWLCGDPIDYTLPPNHVWSFTVHHKVPLAVAPWLAHDRSNLVAAHRRCNSLQGDRLGRPPTPTSRTW; encoded by the coding sequence ATGCCTAGCAAGATCAAGGGGCACGGTCGAACAGGCCGGCCGTGGCGACGGAAAGCGGCAGAGGTCCGGGCTAGCTTTTCTCCGTGCTGGCTGTGCGGTGACCCCATCGACTACACCCTGCCGCCCAACCATGTGTGGTCCTTCACCGTGCACCACAAGGTCCCGCTCGCGGTAGCTCCGTGGCTGGCGCACGACCGAAGCAATCTGGTTGCTGCGCATCGACGATGCAACAGCCTGCAAGGCGACCGGCTGGGTAGGCCGCCCACCCCCACGTCCCGCACCTGGTGA
- a CDS encoding DUF6085 family protein produces MIPRVEGYCPVGCGQTLMLGAGGHVYCSYLACPEPTAVDEILHDREVEHVVTLTETDFTIRHPLRERLGDALLECHLHEHLRSLDGPPRKPGRYHAFQRGERWHWHEIEPA; encoded by the coding sequence GTGATCCCCCGTGTCGAGGGCTACTGCCCGGTCGGATGCGGCCAAACCCTCATGCTCGGCGCTGGCGGGCACGTCTACTGCAGCTATCTCGCATGCCCCGAGCCGACTGCGGTCGACGAGATCCTCCACGACCGCGAGGTCGAGCACGTCGTCACCCTGACCGAGACGGACTTCACCATCCGCCACCCACTGCGGGAACGGCTCGGCGACGCGCTGCTCGAGTGCCACCTCCACGAGCACCTGCGCAGTCTCGACGGCCCACCGCGGAAGCCAGGCAGGTACCACGCGTTCCAGCGTGGCGAGCGGTGGCACTGGCATGAGATCGAGCCGGCCTGA